In the Flavobacterium acetivorans genome, one interval contains:
- a CDS encoding GNAT family N-acetyltransferase — MSEESIISIINILNRNPNYKNCIKHLISKNVDFAHIWIENSRLKHSPKPFFLIKKDTKYVGAVLDMKIDLHWVILPEHRKNGYLTTALKEAIIPYLFSVVEREELKISINGLEIGNENYDNSLSTALKVGFKKVDDTTYILEERDFDFSNEELDIKYKGLADDEIEGICKELNAIAKKVSIINSKIELSMGQSPSTYMKPSLDDMSYKLSYFTTLIDDIKHDYIQDN, encoded by the coding sequence ATGTCTGAAGAATCCATTATATCAATCATCAATATATTAAATAGAAATCCCAATTATAAAAACTGTATCAAACATTTAATAAGTAAAAATGTTGATTTTGCTCATATTTGGATTGAAAACTCAAGACTCAAGCATAGTCCCAAGCCATTTTTTTTAATCAAAAAAGATACTAAGTATGTTGGTGCTGTTTTGGACATGAAAATAGATTTACATTGGGTTATCTTACCAGAACATCGTAAAAATGGCTATTTAACAACTGCTTTAAAAGAAGCTATAATACCATATTTATTTAGTGTTGTCGAAAGAGAAGAATTAAAGATATCAATTAATGGATTAGAAATAGGTAATGAAAACTATGATAATTCTTTGAGTACAGCTTTGAAAGTTGGCTTTAAAAAAGTAGATGATACAACCTATATTTTAGAAGAAAGAGATTTTGATTTTTCAAATGAAGAATTAGATATAAAATATAAGGGTTTAGCAGATGATGAAATAGAAGGTATTTGTAAAGAACTTAATGCAATTGCTAAAAAGGTTAGTATTATTAATTCTAAAATAGAATTATCTATGGGGCAATCTCCTTCTACTTATATGAAACCTTCATTAGATGATATGAGTTATAAGCTGAGTTACTTTACAACTCTAATTGATGATATAAAACACGATTATATTCAAGATAATTAA
- a CDS encoding GNAT family N-acetyltransferase, with amino-acid sequence MSTSKVKLIRLQPDTVILPFDCGDTDLNGFLFDDAKNYSKDLIAVTYIIQNEEKTLAYFNYLNDKISHTDLDGNLAKFIERIGVMLPKEKGEHKSYPAVKIGRLAVDLEYQKGGGYGKMIINYTKGNFTKNNKTGCKFITVDAYRKSLQFYEKMGFKYLSGKDKKSDTRLMYYNLEAITD; translated from the coding sequence TTGAGTACTAGTAAAGTAAAATTAATCAGGTTACAACCTGATACTGTAATATTGCCGTTTGACTGTGGAGACACAGATTTGAACGGCTTTCTTTTTGATGATGCTAAAAACTATTCGAAAGATTTAATAGCTGTTACTTACATCATACAAAACGAAGAGAAAACACTTGCCTATTTCAATTACCTTAATGATAAAATTTCTCATACTGATTTAGATGGAAATCTTGCAAAGTTTATAGAAAGAATAGGTGTAATGTTACCTAAAGAAAAAGGAGAGCATAAAAGTTATCCAGCAGTAAAGATTGGTAGATTGGCTGTTGATTTAGAGTATCAAAAAGGTGGCGGCTATGGTAAAATGATAATAAATTACACTAAAGGAAATTTTACCAAAAATAATAAAACGGGATGTAAATTTATTACGGTCGATGCTTATAGAAAATCACTTCAGTTTTATGAAAAAATGGGTTTTAAATATCTTTCTGGTAAAGATAAAAAGTCGGATACAAGACTAATGTATTATAATCTAGAAGCGATTACGGATTAA